In Candidatus Nitrosotalea sinensis, the sequence TGCTATTTTTGCTACATTCTACAACAATTGAAAAGTTCATGGTCAAAAATGGCCCAGATGTATTCCGAAGACCCGAGTCAGAGAACTTTATTTTAAGAAATTCAAAAAACAAGCTTACCTGGATTGATGACAATGCAAAAATTTTGTCGTTGCAGCAAAGAGAGTTCCATGATGCAAAAAAATTCCTCCAAGCATTATTGAAGAAAAATCTCTCAAAGGCAGGCATCCCAAATGGAATTGATGCAGACATGAAACGCGGCTTTAGCGTAATAGAGGGTCACAGGGTTGCAAGCAAATCCATTAAAAAGGCGCTGGCAGAGTTAACCTCTACCAATGAACTCATCTTTGGTTCCAGCAAGTAAGCTTGTCAGAGAGCCATACTCTCTCATACTAGGGTACCCAAAGGCTACAAAGGGAGAACTTGCAAAAAGACATGCAGAACTGAAAAAACTCGGTATTTCTGGAATTTTGTTTGAGGGACCAACAATGCTTGGTAAAATTCATGTCTTGGGCAAGGGATACGTGGGAGTTGTAGTTATAGCAAAACTTGGCAAAAAATATGTTGCATTAAAGATTCGCAGGACAGATTCCAGCAGACCTGAGATGAAAAGCGAAGCAAGGCTGCTAAAGATTGCAAACAAGGCAGGAGTTGGCCCAAAATTTGTGTCAACAAGTAGAAATTTCATGGTTATGGAGTACATTCAAGGTCAAAAGATAACTGATTGGGTAAGAGACCTAAAGGGCAAGGGAAGTGCTGCAAAACTAAGATCTGTCATAAAAAATGTACTGGAGGATTGTCACACATTGGATACTATTCATCTTGATCATGGAGAGCTGAGTTACATCCACAAGCATGTCATTGTTGGAAAGTCCCCATGCATAATTGATTTTGAGAGCTCCAGTACAAACAGGAGAACCTCCAATGTTACTGCTGCAACCCAGTCAATATTCATAGGATCTGCTCTTTCAAGTATTGTCAAAAACATCATCAAGATACCAGACAAGAAGAAAATGATAGGCCCTCTCAAGAAATATAAGCATGATCAGTCACGGGAAAACTTTGAAGACATACTAGACATGTTGGGGCTGGACAAGAATTGAGTGTCCAGGACATAAAGACAAATGCGTTAAAAATTTCACTTGCGGTTATACTTTCTGCATTTGCAGTAGAATTTTTGATAGGAGTTTATTCTAACAGTCTTGCACTTGTCACAGACAGTGTACATGCCATACTTGATTCCATTGTAACCATGGTCTTGCTTGTAGCTACCAAGTGGTCTACCAAGCCACCGGACAGAGAACACACTTATGGCCATGGAAAGATTGAGACGATGGGTAGCTTTGTTGCAGGAATTATAATTCTTGTAATATCATTATTTTTTGTCTACGAATCCATTTCAAGATTCTACGAGCCAAAGCCAGAAGTTTTGCCAGGAGTTTTAGCAATTATAGCCGCAGTATACGCACTAGGGTCCATCTTCTTTAGGATACTAGTGCTCAAAAGGGCTCTTAAAAAAACAGATGGCTCTTCACTAAGAGTAGACCTGTACCATGCCCTCATGGACATGGGAGCAACCAGTGTAGCATTGGTTGGAATTGTATTTGTCATGATAGGATTCTACCAAGGTGACTATGTTGCAGCGTTAATCCTAGGAGGTTTGCTTGCAGTACTAAGCCTGAAGCTTATCCATCAAAGCGGCCTTGAGTTGACTGATGCCGTACCTGTAAGCATGGTAAAAAAAGTACAAGACATAGTCAATAACACTGCAGGTGTAATGAAAACAGAGTCAGTTCAGATACGCAGATCTGGTAGCGATATATTCACAGAGATTACCATATCACTTTCTGCCGCGTCAAGTTTTGAAGAAGCTCACAAAATTAGTGCCAATGTAGAAAAAAATATCAAAAAGGCAATTGCAAATTCGAATGTAACTGTACACTTTGAGCCAACATGGAAAGATGTTCCCGCCGATTACATGATAAACAAAATTGCATCTTCAGTACAGGGTGTGCGCGGCATTCACAATGTAAGTGCATTTTCGTCAGACAATGGAATATTCATAAGCTTGCACGTGATGGTTGACAGAAACATGTCGCTTGAAGATGCACATGGGGTATCAGATGAGATAGAGGACCAAATAAAAAAATCAGTTTCGAACATAAATCACATAACTATTCACTTGGAACCATATGTCTCAATTCCCCAAAGCATTCCGGTAGAAGACATTACAATAGAAGAACAAGTTAAAGAAATCATAAAGAAATATCCAAAAGTGAAGAAAATTGGCCGAGTGATTACATTACATCTACAAGACATATTCAAAGTTGATATTGATTGTTCTTTTGAAAAAAATCTTACCATTGAGGAAGTGCATGACATAGTATCAGACATGGAAAGCCAAATTAAAAATCAAATAAAAAATGCGGTAATTACCATACATCCAGAGCCTATCTAGACATGAAAAAAGACGATCCAATATCATTTCTAAGAAAGGACCAAGCATTGGCAACCATAATTGACAGAGTGGGTGAATACAAGCTAAAGAAAAAAAATCACCACTTTGCAGTACTGGTAGAATCAATAATTTCTCAACAGCTTGCAACAAGCGCAGCAGATGCAATCTTTAAGAGATTCAAGGAACTTTATCCTAGTTTTCCAACTGCATCGGAGGTTCTTGCCACAAGAAAATCAAAGCTTCGCAAAATTGGCCTTTCAGGTATGAAGATAGAGTACCTAAAAGATCTGGCAAGACATGTAGACGAAGGAATACTGGACATGAGTTCACTTTCAAAGATGAGTAATGAGGAAGTAATATCCCAGCTTACCCAAGTAAAGGGAATAGGCAGGTGGACTGCAGAGATGTTTCTTATCTTCTCACTTGGAAGACAAGATATCTTTCCTGTAGGTGATCTTGGGCTGAGAAAAGGCGTCCAGTTGTTGTTTTCATTGCCTGAGACTCCAAAACCAAGTGAGATTGAAGAGATCGGCCAGGGATGGAGACCCTATAGGACTGTTGCCACTTGGTATCTTTGGAAGAGTCTGCAAAAATTTGATAATGTTTGATGATACATTGTTGCAACTTTAATTATGCATGACTTGGTATGATATAACAAAATGGATTTTGATGGAATATTACAACTAGTTGAGAAGGATCGTCAGAGATTCAAAGAATGGTTAGAAGAATCTGGAAATCTTACATTAGAGGAACTAAATGCAGGGTATAACAAATGGCTAGAACACTATAACACAACATATGCAAAATATAAGGACCTAGAAGCTGACAATGATGCAAAAAATATTTCATTGTTAGCTGCAAAATTGATGTATTTTAATGACCTGACAAATTTTGCGATGCATGCACTTACCATCTACACTACAAGACTCAAAGAAGAGTACGATGCGCTAAAAAACAAATCAAGACTGAACATCAAGAAAAATCAAAAAAAGGAAAAACGAAAACATGACAATTGAGAAAACTAGAACTATTAATGATTATGTTAATTTATAATATAATTTATCACTGATAATAATCTAGTAATAAAGTGTCTCATTTTACATGAAATATAGAGTATCTTAAATATCAATTTTAAGAAAATGTCCTTCAAGAATATTATTACTGCAGATAGATAATAACAAACTAAATGTACTCGTCATGAATTTTATGTTTAATTATTAGTAAATGAATAAAACAGATATTGTTTGAAGAATTGATTAAGCAAGCAGAGAAGCTTTTAGATATGAATGTAGGAGATAATTTGAGATTAACTAGCATTATTGAGAGATTGAAAAAAGGAAATGATTTGTATTTATCCGATCAGAAATATCTAGATGATTTAATTTCAAAGTATCTCTTCCTCACAGAGGAACTAGATGAACAGGCCTCTAATATACAAACATCTCATTCGAATGATGATGCTATTTCAATTCTGAGAGAGAGACTTGCAAGAGGAGAGATAACAATAGATGAGTTTAACACATTACAAAAAACACTTGATGCAAGTGAATCTGAAAAATCCAAAGATATGCTAAAAGAAATTACAGAGAAATTAAACAAGGTGCAAGAGGAGCAAAATGTTCAAGAAACAATTCAAAGCGAAGGGTTGAATCAGAATACCGCATTAGTTCTTTCTCTTGTCTTAGGGTTAATTGGACTTCAAGGAATAGGCCACATTTATGCAGGAAAAATTGGAACTGGTATTGCATATCTAATATTCTCACTAATTCTATTTGCATCTGGTTGGTCATTAGTATTATCACCGGGAGGAGTATTGGCGCCTATTGGATATTTCATTTTTTTGGTATATCTTATGATGTTCATCTTCCAAATTATTGGAGCTCGTAGAGCATGTTATGAATATAATTTAGAAATATATAGAAAATCAAAATATTCAATTAATAAATCGGCAGATTCTAACAAGTTGACATCATCAAAAAAGAAAAGGTTTTGACTATCAAAAAAGAAAATTTAGTAATATTTTCTAATCAAATAGATATTTGTTTAATATATGAATCATAAATCATACTAACAAAAAATGAGTAAAATATCACACTGCAAGCGATTAAGTATTGTAGTTTCAGTGTCTTATCGACGAAAGCAAGATGACTACTGTCCTAGAACACTTTCCAGAGGAATTCAAACCAAGAGAGATACAAAAGGAGATACTGCAAGGAATAGAACAAAAGATCAAATCAGGATACAAAACAATCATACTTTCTGCTCCTACGGGTGTTGGCAAGTCATTGATTGCAGCAACACTTGCACGATATTATGGTAGCTCATTCATAGTCACAGCATCAAAACAACTACAGGACCAGTACTCTAAGGACCTAAAATTTCTCATGCCTGTAAAGGGCAAGTCAAATTTCGCTTGCCTGAGATTGATGGAGCAGGAATCAATTGCCCTGTCAGATACAAAAAGTGCAATCCAGAGGAACCTTACATGTGAGAAAGGTCTATGCGAGGAGACAACCATGAAGGACGGAAAAAAGATCAGAGATGTATGCAGGTTCAAACCAAAACTTGGAGAACCGGAAGCTGTTACAGGTGACCTTTGCCATTATTATTCCCAAAAATATCGTGCATTGACATCACCACACTCCATCTGGAATTATGCATCATATTTTCAGTTAATGAAATTCAACAGAAAGTCATATTCTGAATATGTTACAAAACCAATAGCAATATTTGATGAGGCACATAAGATAGAGGACCAGATTATACAATTCATAGGAGTAGACATTTACAACATCTATCTTAACGAGTGTGGCATAAATCCAAATGCATATGATTTGACTGAAATTGGCATGATAGTGCAATTACTTGATGATTTGGCGAGATCATATTCAGACCAGCTACGCAAGTTGCAAGAAAGCAGATCGTTTGCACTAAATCCTGATTATGTCTTGCTTGCAAAACTAGAATCAAGATATGAAAAGGTAGCAAATGCTCATGCAGAAATGTACTCTAACAAAAATAATTTTGTGGTAAACGATCCATTCAAAGATGAAAGAGGAAATTTCAGATCAGTTTCCATCAAGCCTCTTGACATTTCCAAGTATGTCAAGACTTTCTTTGACATAGAGCACCAGATTTTCATGTCTGCTACCATAGACAAAGACAGTTTTTGTGAGAACGCTGGACTTGAACCATCAAAAGTTGGATTTGTAGACACCCCCAGATCTCCATTTCCTCCAGACAAGAGAAGAATCAATTTCCTAAATACAAGAAAACTAAGCTATTCATCTAGCAAAGACGATGAACTTGCAGTCATAAAAAAAATTGATGACATATTATCTCAGCATGACTCTGAGAGAGGCCTGATACTTACTTCTTCAGAAAAGAGATGTGCTGATATCAAAAACAATCTTTCTGAGAAAAATAGACGCAGAATAAGAATATGCCACAGTAGAAATGAGAACGGTATGACACAAGATGAGGTACTGCAGGAACATTCTCGCGATGAGAATGGTGTTTTGCTTTCATCATCATTGTGGGAAGGAGTAGATCTCAAAGATGATCTGTCAAGGTTTCAGATAATAGCCAAAGTGCCATATCCAAACTTGAGTGAAAAACGAACTAAAATCAAGATGCAAAAGTTTCCCTTGTGGTACAAATCACAGACATTAACAAAATTGCTTCAAGGATTTGGCAGATCTATTAGAAACGAAGAGGATTGGGCAGTAACATATGTTCTTGATTCAGCTGCAAGCGACTTGCTGCTCCTGTCAAAATCAATGATTCCAAAATCATATCATGATGTATTGGGATTTCCAAGATACCAACCATGATACATGTAAATTTTCATCATACATCAAAAAGGACGCAATGGGAAAATTAGCTGGCAACAGTGTGCACAGATTTGTCAGGCAAGTCAGTAAGAGTAAAGACAAATCTTGAACCCTCAAATTCTGTTGTGCCTTCTCTTTCCCAGTTTATCTTGTAGGATTTTATCAAATGGCCACCCACTATGGAAATTGTTTGTGGTACTTGTTCGAAGAGCTTCTCAACTTTGTTCTTGTCTCTAGTCATAAGTAAGGATCTACGCCTCTTCATGAGGTACTTGATTGCAACATTCTTGTGTTGATGCCCTTCGACCTCGATCTTCTCGTTACCAAGATCGATAGTGAATTTGCGTTTTCCCATGAGCTGGCTATGTATGTAATTCTACAAAAAATGGGTTTGACAACTTGGCATTAGCAAGTGGATTGGAAATTATGACAAAAAACTGGTGGGGCCGGCCGGACTTGAACCGGCGACCTCTAGCACCCCAGGCTAGCATCATAACCAAGCTAGACAACGGCCCCTAAAGGTGCTGGCAATTATCCAAATTATTAAATTGTAGGATCTAAATTGTTGTCAAGAAATTTGAATAAAAATCTAAAGCCACTTTTTCAATCGATCTTGCTCAAACTTTTCTTTTTCTGCAAAATGTTCCGGTGTTGCAGATTTTAATTCAGTAAGAGGATCAGGCGTTGCAAACATGTCAACCTGAATGTATCCTGCTATTCTCTTGCCAGTTTCAAGAAAACATCCTCCCTTGCCATCAAATTTATCATGCTCTAGTTCGTGTTTTATTTGTGAGATGATATTTCTTGCAACAGTTATTCCTTCTGTCTCTGCAAAAATTCCTGCTTTTGGTACAGCAATTTTATCAGTTACCATTATCTGATTTACATCTCCAATTGCATAGACTCGGTCATAGTTTGTTTTGCATGTCTTATCTACTGACACAAACTTGCCAATTTCTGCAAAACCAGATTCGATAACAACTGAAGGAATCTTGTGTGGAGGAACAGAAATCAGTATATCAAAATTGGTTTCACCATTTTCAAATTTTATCTTGTTTGGTTCTACGGAAACTGTTTTGTGGTTTCCATGAAATTTTATCTTTTTAGATTCCAGTATTTGCAGTATATCTTCGCTAACTTTTGGACCGCCTGCTGGAAGTGTTATAGGGGTGGGGCTGTAAAAATCCATTTGAACTGCATCACTAGCACCAGTCTCTTCAAGTACTGACCTTATCAAAAGAGCTGCCTCAAATGGTGCAGGAGGGCATTTGTACGGCAGACCTGTGATTGCCATCACAATCTTACCTGATTTCATATTTCTTATTGTGTCACGTATTTTTGGAACATCATTGATATCATAAAGAATAAAGCCATTTTCCTTAAGGCCTGGGATCTGTTCAGGTGCAAGCTCTACCCCAAGTGCAATGATGAGATAATCGTAATGAAATTGTCTGTATTTTGTTCTAACTGCCTTGTTTGTAGGATCTATTTTCAATACAGCTTCATTTACAAATTCAATTCCTTTTTTTGTTACATTTTCCAAGGATCTTTTTGAAGATTCGAAATTTCTTGTGCCGTTGATTATCCATAACTTGACAAGGTCCATCATGAACCAATCTTTTTTGTCAATAATTGTAATTCTTGTATCTTGTGTGAGATTTTCGCGCAATTCATTTGCAGCAGCAAGACCACCAAATCCCCCGCCCAAAATTACAATGTTTATCGGTCTCAAAAGAGCAAAACCCTATTTTTCTTGTGTAGTCGGTCTTATAGTGATCTCATTTACATTCATGTGAGGCGGAGACTGGAGTGCAAAGATTATTGAATTTGCAATGTCTTCAGCCTTGAGAGATTGAATTGTTTTAGAGTGTTTTACAAATGATTCAAGAGACTTGTCAGTGATGGTATTTGTGAGTTCTGTATCTACAATGCCAGGTTCTATTGTTGTTACTCGAATATTATTTCTGACAGATAATTCTTGTCTAAGACCTTCACTAAATGCCCATACTGCAAACTTGGTTGCACAGTAAACACTGCCAGCAGGAAAGACAACTCTTCCTGCAATTGATGAAATATTTACTATATGACCAGAATTCTGTTTTATCATGTGAGGAATTGCGGCAGATGTACAGTACATTACACCCTTGATGTTTACATCAATCATTTGTTCCCATTCGTCTATCTTTAGATTTTTCACAAAGCTTAACGGCATCAGGCCGGCATTATTTACCAATATGTCTATTTTGTTCCATTTTTTTATTGCAGCATTTACTAAATTTTCACAATCACTACGTTTTGTAACATCACATGATACTGAAATGCATTCTCCACCAATTTTTTCAATTTCTTTTTTGAGATGTTCTAGTTTTTCAGATCTTCGTGCACCAATTGCAACCTTTGCGCCTGCCTTTGCTATTGCAAGTGCAGTGGCATATCCAATTCCGCTGCTGGCACCAGTTATTACAGCTACTTGATCTTTTATCATAATTAGAACTATTTTTCATCATGCAGTATTGCGTAAATAAGTTTTATCAATTAATTCTCAAGTATCTTTTATGACTAACACTAATTTAGGATCGCAGACGAATACAACTATGGAACAGTTTGACTGTGCTTATTGTGGTGAAAAGCAAGACTTGCCTTTTGAGTGTAGTTATTGCAAAGACAAGTTTTGTGCAGAACATAGACTTCCAGAGGCCCATCGATGTGTCAAGTTGTTTCAAATACGATCAAAAAAGTTTGGAGAGAAAAAGATCCAAAGAACAAAAGGGATCGGAAGGCAAAGTTTCATCAAGAGAATTTTTGGAAGATTTTAACTAGTACAGTGCTTTTTGTGGATCAAGTTTTGATCGTCTTGCCTGATAAAATAGCGCTATTGCAAGTGCAAGAAGTACCCCAGCTGTAAGCCAATGTGCAACATGCATTGTAAGATATGCAATACCAAAGCCTACACACATTACTGCCTGTGTGAGAAGCTTTACCCAATTTGCAATCTTTACCATCCTGCATATCATTTCAATAATAAACAGGCCTGCAACAGGGTACAGGATAATCTCAAAGTAGACGTCTAGGTCTATTCCATTATGCATGCAATTTTACAAAATCAATTGGTCTAATTTCTAGTCTTCCCAGCTTACCTTTATTGCCACTTTTTTACTAATCAGAGAGAGAGCATTTTCAAATGGTAGCGTAGCAACATCTTCTGCGTCAAATGGTCCATATGATTGCAGATCAGTTCCCATTATCTGATCTATGGGCTTGAGAAATCGTACAACAATTGATCGTGCCCTATGGTTTTCTCCCACTGTCTCAAGAAGTTTCAATCTTCCATTTAATGTGGCAGATAGAACTGTATCTTTTCTTTGTCTCATCTCATCTTCAGAGTCTAGAACAAATCTTTCCTCATCAAGAAGATTAGAATAGTCAATATCATCTAGAGATGTAGCTTTTTCAATTCTTATTTTCAAAAGCAATGTAGTCATTTCATTTATCATTTTTACAAGTGATTCAGTAATTTTTGATTCAATTCCATCATAATCATGATTCTTGATGTTGCCGAGAAATTCTGCAATGTTATGATATAGTTTAGGATCTACCTCTTGAACCGTATCGTTCTCTATTTCACGAAGAA encodes:
- a CDS encoding SHOCT domain-containing protein; translated protein: MFEELIKQAEKLLDMNVGDNLRLTSIIERLKKGNDLYLSDQKYLDDLISKYLFLTEELDEQASNIQTSHSNDDAISILRERLARGEITIDEFNTLQKTLDASESEKSKDMLKEITEKLNKVQEEQNVQETIQSEGLNQNTALVLSLVLGLIGLQGIGHIYAGKIGTGIAYLIFSLILFASGWSLVLSPGGVLAPIGYFIFLVYLMMFIFQIIGARRACYEYNLEIYRKSKYSINKSADSNKLTSSKKKRF
- a CDS encoding NAD(P)/FAD-dependent oxidoreductase; translated protein: MRPINIVILGGGFGGLAAANELRENLTQDTRITIIDKKDWFMMDLVKLWIINGTRNFESSKRSLENVTKKGIEFVNEAVLKIDPTNKAVRTKYRQFHYDYLIIALGVELAPEQIPGLKENGFILYDINDVPKIRDTIRNMKSGKIVMAITGLPYKCPPAPFEAALLIRSVLEETGASDAVQMDFYSPTPITLPAGGPKVSEDILQILESKKIKFHGNHKTVSVEPNKIKFENGETNFDILISVPPHKIPSVVIESGFAEIGKFVSVDKTCKTNYDRVYAIGDVNQIMVTDKIAVPKAGIFAETEGITVARNIISQIKHELEHDKFDGKGGCFLETGKRIAGYIQVDMFATPDPLTELKSATPEHFAEKEKFEQDRLKKWL
- a CDS encoding DNA replication complex subunit Gins51, producing the protein MSETKKIDVNSLYATLLREIENDTVQEVDPKLYHNIAEFLGNIKNHDYDGIESKITESLVKMINEMTTLLLKIRIEKATSLDDIDYSNLLDEERFVLDSEDEMRQRKDTVLSATLNGRLKLLETVGENHRARSIVVRFLKPIDQIMGTDLQSYGPFDAEDVATLPFENALSLISKKVAIKVSWED
- a CDS encoding DNA-3-methyladenine glycosylase family protein, which encodes MKKDDPISFLRKDQALATIIDRVGEYKLKKKNHHFAVLVESIISQQLATSAADAIFKRFKELYPSFPTASEVLATRKSKLRKIGLSGMKIEYLKDLARHVDEGILDMSSLSKMSNEEVISQLTQVKGIGRWTAEMFLIFSLGRQDIFPVGDLGLRKGVQLLFSLPETPKPSEIEEIGQGWRPYRTVATWYLWKSLQKFDNV
- a CDS encoding RIO1 family regulatory kinase/ATPase domain-containing protein, with the protein product MNSSLVPASKLVREPYSLILGYPKATKGELAKRHAELKKLGISGILFEGPTMLGKIHVLGKGYVGVVVIAKLGKKYVALKIRRTDSSRPEMKSEARLLKIANKAGVGPKFVSTSRNFMVMEYIQGQKITDWVRDLKGKGSAAKLRSVIKNVLEDCHTLDTIHLDHGELSYIHKHVIVGKSPCIIDFESSSTNRRTSNVTAATQSIFIGSALSSIVKNIIKIPDKKKMIGPLKKYKHDQSRENFEDILDMLGLDKN
- a CDS encoding SDR family oxidoreductase encodes the protein MIKDQVAVITGASSGIGYATALAIAKAGAKVAIGARRSEKLEHLKKEIEKIGGECISVSCDVTKRSDCENLVNAAIKKWNKIDILVNNAGLMPLSFVKNLKIDEWEQMIDVNIKGVMYCTSAAIPHMIKQNSGHIVNISSIAGRVVFPAGSVYCATKFAVWAFSEGLRQELSVRNNIRVTTIEPGIVDTELTNTITDKSLESFVKHSKTIQSLKAEDIANSIIFALQSPPHMNVNEITIRPTTQEK
- a CDS encoding AN1-type zinc finger domain-containing protein, encoding MEQFDCAYCGEKQDLPFECSYCKDKFCAEHRLPEAHRCVKLFQIRSKKFGEKKIQRTKGIGRQSFIKRIFGRF
- a CDS encoding cation diffusion facilitator family transporter, with amino-acid sequence MSVQDIKTNALKISLAVILSAFAVEFLIGVYSNSLALVTDSVHAILDSIVTMVLLVATKWSTKPPDREHTYGHGKIETMGSFVAGIIILVISLFFVYESISRFYEPKPEVLPGVLAIIAAVYALGSIFFRILVLKRALKKTDGSSLRVDLYHALMDMGATSVALVGIVFVMIGFYQGDYVAALILGGLLAVLSLKLIHQSGLELTDAVPVSMVKKVQDIVNNTAGVMKTESVQIRRSGSDIFTEITISLSAASSFEEAHKISANVEKNIKKAIANSNVTVHFEPTWKDVPADYMINKIASSVQGVRGIHNVSAFSSDNGIFISLHVMVDRNMSLEDAHGVSDEIEDQIKKSVSNINHITIHLEPYVSIPQSIPVEDITIEEQVKEIIKKYPKVKKIGRVITLHLQDIFKVDIDCSFEKNLTIEEVHDIVSDMESQIKNQIKNAVITIHPEPI
- a CDS encoding helicase C-terminal domain-containing protein, translating into MTTVLEHFPEEFKPREIQKEILQGIEQKIKSGYKTIILSAPTGVGKSLIAATLARYYGSSFIVTASKQLQDQYSKDLKFLMPVKGKSNFACLRLMEQESIALSDTKSAIQRNLTCEKGLCEETTMKDGKKIRDVCRFKPKLGEPEAVTGDLCHYYSQKYRALTSPHSIWNYASYFQLMKFNRKSYSEYVTKPIAIFDEAHKIEDQIIQFIGVDIYNIYLNECGINPNAYDLTEIGMIVQLLDDLARSYSDQLRKLQESRSFALNPDYVLLAKLESRYEKVANAHAEMYSNKNNFVVNDPFKDERGNFRSVSIKPLDISKYVKTFFDIEHQIFMSATIDKDSFCENAGLEPSKVGFVDTPRSPFPPDKRRINFLNTRKLSYSSSKDDELAVIKKIDDILSQHDSERGLILTSSEKRCADIKNNLSEKNRRRIRICHSRNENGMTQDEVLQEHSRDENGVLLSSSLWEGVDLKDDLSRFQIIAKVPYPNLSEKRTKIKMQKFPLWYKSQTLTKLLQGFGRSIRNEEDWAVTYVLDSAASDLLLLSKSMIPKSYHDVLGFPRYQP